The Coffea arabica cultivar ET-39 chromosome 8e, Coffea Arabica ET-39 HiFi, whole genome shotgun sequence genome window below encodes:
- the LOC140012603 gene encoding wall-associated receptor kinase 2-like, giving the protein MGFNRFILPMLLHLVIALMLSSASTLTPPTFPIAMPGCKDHCGNVSIPFPFGITEDCYLNKYFFINCTNSSTSVPQTVLQNAVDVTEISLEGQVHLMQDIASDCYDKNGSLLDNISPWTRLSKRFTFSSTANKFIVVGCDALALVKGFGQNRSYATGCIPSCDYKEDVIDGSCSGIGCCQTDIPPGAWNINVSLTSLNNHTKVWDFNPCSYAFVVEEKAFNFSASNLTNLSNDLSLPVVVDWTIEEGSCEVAQRNTTSYACSGKNSHCYEPFKGLGYRCSCDQGYEGNPYLPDGCQDINECQDPTLHNCTKNSVCHNTLGNYTCPCLKGYHGDGRGGDGCSPDQINWSMIVSGVGIGTAILLFCCFYLCLELRKRRENRLKEEFFRKNGGLMLQQRLAQEGRNTNVARIFTLEELRKATNNFEETRIIGRGGYGTVFKGILVDHNSCTVAIKRSREVNENQVDQFINEVIMLSQVNSRNVVKLLGCCLETEVPLLVYEFIDNGTLSEHLSSTTKSQHLSWNIRLRIASEIAGVLSYLHSVASPPIIHRDIKSANILLDQNYTAKVTDFGISKLAPLDENQVSTMVQGTFGYLDPEYMLTGLLTEKSDVYSFGVVLIELLTSEKALSLDRVEEEKFLANYFISSLKSGHLVQVLDRNIMFDVSIELLKEVAMIAKSCLSIKGDDRPSMKNIARELEVLEIRAKQSPIQVSKIDFTDTEASLLGMQSTKAYIDSGDSSCIHTESHSIMEHMMVPIAGGR; this is encoded by the exons ATGGGCTTCAATCGGTTCATTTTACCGATGCTCTTGCATTTGGTAATTGCCTTAATGCTTTCTTCCGCTTCAACTTTGACACCCCCAACATTTCCTATAGCGATGCCCGGCTGCAAAGATCATTGTGGAAATGTAAGCATTCCATTTCCATTCGGTATTACGGAAGATTGTTACcttaacaaatatttttttatcaaCTGCACCAACTCTTCAACCTCTGTCCCTCAAACAGTTCTGCAGAACGCAGTCGATGTCACAGAAATATCTCTGGAAGGTCAGGTACACCTTATGCAGGATATAGCATCTGATTGCTATGATAAAAACGGAAGTTTATTGGACAACATTTCACCATGGACGAGATTATCTAAACGCTTTACCTTCAGTAGTACAGCTAATAAATTCATTGTCGTTGGCTGTGATGCCTTGGCCTTAGTTAAAGGCTTTGGTCAAAACCGGAGCTACGCAACTGGATGTATCCCTTCCTGTGATTATAAGGAAGATGTAATTGATGGCTCTTGTTCTGGCATCGGTTGCTGCCAGACTGATATCCCACCAGGGGCATGGAATATTAATGTGAGCTTGACCAGTCTTAATAACCACACCAAGGTGTGGGATTTCAATCCTTGCAGCTACGCTTTTGTGGTCGAAGAGAAGGCTTTCAATTTTTCTGCAAGTAACCTCACCAACttaagcaatgatttaagtctTCCCGTCGTGGTGGATTGGACCATTGAGGAGGGGTCATGTGAAGTTGCCCAAAGAAACACGACCTCTTATGCATGCTCTGGTAAAAACAGTCACTGTTACGAACCTTTTAAGGGGTTGGGATACCGTTGTTCTTGCGATCAAGGATACGAAGGCAACCCATATCTCCCTGATGGTTGCCAAG ATATTAATGAATGCCAAGATCCAACTCTACACAATTGTACGAAGAATAGTGTTTGTCACAACACATTGGGCAACTACACATGTCCTTGTCTCAAAGGGTATCATGGTGATGGGAGAGGTGGAGATGGCTGCAGTCCTGACCAAATAAATTGGTCTATGATTGTTTCAG GTGTTGGCATAGGCACAGCAATTCTACTTTTCTGCTGCTTTTATTTGTGTTTGGAATTgaggaaaagaagggaaaacagATTGAAGGAGGAGTTTTTCCGgaaaaatggtggattaatgCTACAGCAACGACtggctcaagaaggaagaaacacaAATGTTGCTAGAATTTTCACTCTTGAAGAACTACGAAAGGCAACCAATAATTTCGAGGAAACTCGAATTATTGGTCGTGGAGGATACGGCACAGTTTTCAAAGGAATCTTAGTAGACCATAATTCTTGTACTGTTGCCATTAAGAGGTCCAGAGAAGTTAACGAAAATCAAGTTGATCAATTTATTAATGAGGTGATTATGCTTTCCCAAGTTAATAGTAGAAATGTCGTTAAACTTCTAGGATGTTGCTTAGAGACGGAAGTGCCATTACTTGTTTATGAGTTCATCGACAATGGTACTCTCTCCGAGCATTTAAGCAGCACAACAAAATCACAGCATCTTTCTTGGAATATCCGATTAAGAATAGCATCAGAAATTGCTGGAGTTCTCTCATATTTGCACTCAGTAGCTTCACCACCGATTATCCATAGAGATATCAAATCGGCAAACATACTTCTAGATCAAAACTACACTGCAAAAGTCACAGACTTTGGAATATCAAAATTGGCTCCTTTAGATGAAAATCAAGTATCTACAATGGTGCAAGGAACATTTGGCTACTTGGACCCCGAGTACATGCTAACAGGATTGTTGACAGAGAAAAGTGATGTTTACAGCTTTGGGGTAGTTCTTATAGAGCTACTGACAAGTGAGAAGGCATTATCATTGGATAGAGTGGAGGAAGAGAAGTTTCTTGCGAATTACTTCATTTCTTCACTGAAAAGTGGTCACTTGGTCCAGGTTCTTGATCGCAACATTATGTTCGATGTAAGTATTGAGCTTTTGAAAGAAGTTGCAATGATTGCGAAATCTTGCTTGAGTATAAAAGGTGATGATAGACCATCTATGAAGAATATAGCAAGAGAACTTGAGGTATTGGAAATAAGAGCAAAGCAATCTCCAATTCAAGTTTCTAAGATTGATTTCACCGACACTGAGGCCTCCTTGCTTGGTATGCAATCAACAAAAGCATATATCGACAGTGGTGATTCTAGCTGCATACATACTGAGAGTCATAGCATAATGGAGCATATGATGGTACCAATTGCTGGTGGGAGATGA